One Campylobacter sp. MIT 99-7217 genomic window, TAAATGGGGAAATATCCAAAGAATGTATTCAAAAATGATTAATCTTGCCAAAAAAAATATCTATATCCAAACGCCTTATTTTGTCCCTGATGAAAGTTTTTTACAAGCCTTAGAAAATGCGGCATTAAGTGGGGTAAAAACACATTTGATGATAGCTGGAATTCCTGATCACAAGCTTTCTTGGTGGGTAGCTCAAACTTATTTTGAAAACTTGCTCAATGCTGGAGTTAAAATTTATCTTTATGAAAAAGGTTTTTTACATAGCAAGTCTTGTTGTATCGACACAGAAGTTGTTTGTGTAGGCTCTTGTAACATAGACATAAGAAGTTTTTATCTACTTTATGAGATCAATGCCGTTTTTTACGATAAAAAAGTGGCTCAAAACTTTGAAGAAAATTTCAATGAAAACGCTAAATACTCACGCCTCATTACCCTGCAAGAATACCAAAAGCAAAATATTCTTATCCGTTTGAGAAATTCTATTTGCAGGCTTTTTGCTCCTATGCTTTAAACAAAAAAGATTTATTTTTAAAATAATAAAAATTATCATTAAATTATGTAAAATTTAAGCTTTCTTAAAATTTAAATTTATTAAAATTAGCTCCTAATTTTAATAAAGGAGAAAGAATGGAATTCTTGGAACTTCTAATGGTTTTAATCGCAATGATTTTAATCATTAAAAAGCCAGAAAAAGAAAAATTGGCTTTTACTCTTGTTATTGCCTCTTGGGCGATCATGATCTTCCTCTATGTAGGACACAAATCCGGTGCGTTTTTAACGACCATAAATCCATAAGGAGATAAGATGAACAACGAAATTACAAAAGCGAAAAATTTTTATTTTCTTATGTGTTTAGCAGGCTTTATACTTATACTTTTGCCTGTTGGGATTGCAAATATTATCTTTGGTTACATGATGGGAGATAGCCCTTGCACCCTATGTTGGGGACAAAGAGAGGCGATGATTTTCATAGGTGTCATGGCACTTTTCATTTTCCGTTATGGTTTAAAGCCTCAGTATTTGGCAAGTTTGCTCGTAATGACAGCCTTTGGACTTTATCAGTCTTTTGCACAATATGGAAACCACGCTCACAGAGACCTAGATCAAGGCTTTAGCTTACAAGTTTTTGGTATCCATACTTATTTTTGGGCGGAAGTAGTTTTCTTTGCTGTTGTTTTGCTACTTGGTGTTATGTTTTTCCTTGCACCTAAATTTAGTGTTTTTGAAAAAGAAATGAACGGAGAAAAGGTAAGACAATTTGGTAAATTTAGCTTTGCTGCCTTTGTTATCTCAGCTTTAATCGTTGCTTCAAATGTTTTTCAAGCCTTCGTAAGTACCGGTGTACCTCCATTTGTAGGGCAAGGTGATCCGGTTCGTTTTTCTCTTAATCCAAAATATATTATTTGGAGTACAGATGGTTGGAAAAGCACATGGACAAGCTTTTCTTTCTTAGGCAAAAGAGATGTGAAAGCCCCTGATTATGCTTTTGCACCAGCAAGTCAAAAACTTGGAGTTAGTTTTGACAATGATTCAAACAATTCTCCTTTAGCCATTACTCAGGAAGTAAAAATCATCGATCAAAAAACAATAGAAATCGACAAACCTTTAAACACTCTAAATTTCATTAATGGAGAATTTGTAACCAGCTCAAAATGGAATGTGTATTTTATGGATCAAGATTTCCAACTTAAAGATGAATTTGAAATCGATCCTTACTTCTCAGCAACCATTGATCCTATCGTTGGTATAGTGCCTTTCATGCAAGATAAATATATTTTAATTGGTTCAAATAAAACCTTGCTTAGATTTGGCAAAAATCCTAACGCCGATGAAGCTTTACAATACGCTGATTTCATCAAGGGTGCTGATAAATTTGAAGGACAAGGACAAGGCTTAGGAAGGGCAAGACTTGACACCGTTCGTGCAAAATACAACCACATTGCAAGCATGAGTAATGATGAAAAATATTTTTACACAGCCACAGTGCCAAACAACAAAGATAG contains:
- a CDS encoding disulfide bond formation protein B, translated to MNNEITKAKNFYFLMCLAGFILILLPVGIANIIFGYMMGDSPCTLCWGQREAMIFIGVMALFIFRYGLKPQYLASLLVMTAFGLYQSFAQYGNHAHRDLDQGFSLQVFGIHTYFWAEVVFFAVVLLLGVMFFLAPKFSVFEKEMNGEKVRQFGKFSFAAFVISALIVASNVFQAFVSTGVPPFVGQGDPVRFSLNPKYIIWSTDGWKSTWTSFSFLGKRDVKAPDYAFAPASQKLGVSFDNDSNNSPLAITQEVKIIDQKTIEIDKPLNTLNFINGEFVTSSKWNVYFMDQDFQLKDEFEIDPYFSATIDPIVGIVPFMQDKYILIGSNKTLLRFGKNPNADEALQYADFIKGADKFEGQGQGLGRARLDTVRAKYNHIASMSNDEKYFYTATVPNNKDSKSFVISKFSFDDRVLSGEFTPKADTLKEGRSLGELYVTAMQLKDKSLYALSKNHNVIVLIDPYEEKVVDTIAYPAEITNARALHIDDEGKLHILSYQDGKNIYFTLQ
- a CDS encoding dihydroneopterin aldolase; the protein is MEFLELLMVLIAMILIIKKPEKEKLAFTLVIASWAIMIFLYVGHKSGAFLTTINP